The Onychomys torridus chromosome 2, mOncTor1.1, whole genome shotgun sequence sequence CCTGAGAGCCAGGAGGGACCTCCACATGGTGACCAGGAGAGGCCCTATTGCCTGTTATCCTTGGACACATTGTGCGCCAACCAGTTGACTTTGGTTTTCCAGCTCTCCCGCAGGGCTTCATTGAACTTCACCCGGAAGTGCTTGAGCGCCTCTTCCTCGGTCTTCCCTAGTGCCAGAGAGTCCTGGACAAACACCACAGCGGGGTGACACTGAGGGGCCCTGCTTGCTCTCATACAATCTGTACTGAAGCCTACGGGGCTGTTAATCCTCTCTGAAAGGGAAAGCTCTTTACTCAGACCCCAAGCCCTGATGACCCATCCAGCCCACCCATGACTCAGATGCCAAGAAGCCTTGAGGTGTTGGCAGGCCCAGGTGTTCTGGGCCTTCGGGGAATGCCCTGGCTAGCTCTGTGGTCTGTTACCACCTCACTCTGCTCCACTTACCACAAGCTGAGAATGTGGGAAGGAAGCATTTTATAAGATGTGGAAGAAACGTTAGCTCACACAGATCATAcacgaatgtgtgtgtgtgtgtgtgtgtgtgtgtagacacctGTGAGGGACATGTGGATTAACTAAGGAAGGTTATCACATCTCAACCCAGCACAACTAAGCCCAGCAAACTAGACCACGCTGGCCACTTCCCACCAGACCCCACTGCGAAGACAAGGATGGTATGAGGCGCCCACCAGCGTTGGTAACCCCAAGAAGTCCACAAATGGGGCCCTTCTAGAACCCAGactgcccaggcaggccttgggaAACAGCCCTGGAGTAGGTCCTGACTCAGCTCTGGATTAATCTACTGTGTTGGTTAGTTctttgtcaactcgacacaaattagagtcatctGAGATGGAGAGATCAccaaggaaatgcctccatcaggttgCCTGTAGTTAGgtctgtgaggcatttttttttcttagatttatttattaggtatacagcccgagacattttcttaatcaagactgatgtgggatggcccagcccactgtgaatgatgccacccctgggcaggtgggcctggattgtataaggaagcaggatgagcaagccatggcttctgctccaatgctcacttatttatttatttacttatttatttatttagtttggttgtttgtttttatgtacattggtcttttgcctgcatgtatgtctgtgtgagggtatcgggtaccctagaactggagctccaggcagttgtgagccatttatgtgggtgctgagaattgaacctgggtcctctggaagagcagtctgtgctcttaaccactgagccatctctccagcccttcattgCCCACtcttgacttcccttcatgatggactacaactgtaagctgaaataaatgcCCTTTCTCCCCAAGATGCTCTTGGTCATGACTTTTACGGCATAAAGAATCCATAAGGACACGCACCCTGAGAAACTGGGTATCTTTGGAGCAGCCTCTTGGTCATGACTTTTACGGCAGCGATGAGAACCCATAAGGACACTCACCTTGAGATACTGGGTATCTTTGGAGCAGCTAAGCTCAGGCAAGCCTGCAGCACGCATCAGGGcaaagaggtggaggaagagcGGCCCGTGGCGCCGCAGGATGGTGTAGGCTCGTTCACAGTAGCTGCGGAACCTGCAGGTGAGGCAGATGGGGCAGGTGAGGTCCTGGATTCTCTGCAGCACTCCCAGCCCGAGGCCAGTGGGCCTGTTTCCCAAGATGCTGCTCCATGATGGCTACATGAAAGTCCCTAGTTCCTCAGGCTGACCTCCTCAACCTGCCTCCTACAAAAGACCAACCCACGGGAGGTGCCAggagacagctgtctctgtcccttCACCCAGGGACTCTGTTGTCCAGGGTGGCAGCGTCCTCACCTTTCAAATTTCTCACTATTATTAGTCTTCCCCTGCTGGATCACGTGGACAAAGTCATAGGTTAGGATGAAGGGGACTCGCTCCCGGTTGATTCCAAACTTGGTCTTGAAGTTCCCCAGAAAGTGGCCAAAATCAATGTGGAAGAGctaaaggggaggggagggcacagAATGAGAAGCCAGGAAGGAGGcactgggggtgtagctcaagATTGGAGCCCTAGCCTAGTGTGAGCTGGATTCAAACCCCAGGAacccaggaaggaggaaagagatccAGCAGGGAAGAGAGCTGCAGTTTCTGAGAGTCCCAGGCCGAGAAGACACCTGGCGGGGCTCACAGCATCATCTGGGATACCGAATACAGGGCAGAGGGGCCAGCAGGCCAGGACGGAGGTCAGGCTGCCCACAGGGAGCCACCCGCCCACTCCTCTCTACCTGCCCACTCTCTCGGATCATGATGTTGTCACTGTGTCGGTCACCAATGCCCAGCACATACGTGGCCACACAGTAGCCAGCACAGGAGAGGGTGAATTCCTCGATGGCTCGATCCAGGGCCTCCCTGAGTGGGGAAGATTCAAGGTCACGGCCACACCGTACTGCAGCTCCTTCTACAGGAGGTAGAGTGTGCTGCTTTCCCGAGTCCAGCCTTTCGGCTTGCTTTCGTCACCAGAACGTAGACCACACTGTTCCAGAGCTTAGGCCTAGGATACCTCCCTGATCTTGAACCTGTCTCGTGAGCACCATGGGGAGAAGCTGGGGGCTGACCTACTATGTGAGCAGAGGCCAGGAGGAGAGGTAGGGCTCCAGGCATTCAATGGAAGCCATCTCAGACCCTCCAGCCGTGGCAAAAGTCCCAGATGGTATGAGTTGACCCAAGCAACACATGTAGAATTCCCAGGTGACTCCACTTGAGCCCACTCAGAATGGTGGATGTCCTGAGGCCTTAAGCTCTGGAGTAGCATCACACGGCCATCGGGAACCGGCACATGAGAACAGCCTGGCTGACTCAGACTCAGGCTGGCCCCACAGCTGAGCCCAGAAGGTCACAGTCCCCCCTCTTACCTCGTCTCTGATAGGCTGACCCTCCCCACATCACACCTCCCAGGAACCTACCCAGGGTTCTTGGATTTGAGCCAGTTGAGCAGGGCGTCCTTGTTGAAGGCGGCTGTGGCCGCCATGTTGCTCTTGTTCAGTTGGATGTTGGCAATGGTGTCCGAGTGAAGAACCACCTCAATGAGGCCTGTGCGGTCTCCAGTGGGGAGGCAGCCATAGGGGGTCATCCTACATGCGGGAAGGAGAGCCGACAGACGTAATGACTGAAGGCTGTCCCCGGGGAGACACTGGAAATAGCTACAGGGCATGCCACACCCAGGTTGCTGAGGAGGGGAAGGACTTGGGAGGCCCCAGCACTGGCCCCCAAGATGATGAGTGGGAAGAGACTGCTGCTTCCTAAGATGCGCCGGAGGCCAGGAAGTGCAGAGGGAGCAAGGCGAACGCTTGGGCAGCCTTCCCCGCCCTCTCCTAGCTTTCTGTTGTCTCCCTGTCCTGAGAACAGCCCCTTCCCCAACTGACACAGCAATGATAGCTTCGGTGCCCTTCAGGATGGGCCCCCACCTCAGGTCCAGGCCCTCCTGCTTCCACAGGACGTCCATGAGCTGGATCATCTGCAGAGTCAGCATGTCCTGGCGGAGGTCTGTAGCGTGGGAAGGAGGGAGACCCCAAGTGTCTGGTAGGGTCTGCATTCCTGGGTGTGTTAGGTCCCAGGCTACTTTCTCAATTCATTTCTCCAGGACCACCCCCTCGGGATAGTACAGGGATGGATAAAGCCTCAGCAGGTTCCCAAGCCCGTCTGCTCACCATCCCCGTTCTTAAAGATGATGCCCACGCTGCCAGCACTGCCCGCCTCCTCGCTGCTATACATGATCCACAGAGGCTTCATCTTGGAGTCCATGAAGGTGCATTGCTCCACACTGCCGGCCAGAGAGTGGGGTCCACAGGTGCTCCTCCACAGGCcggaggggtgggaggggctgCCATGGTGGGGCCAGGCATGGGGCTCACcagacttcctccagcagggtGCTGGGGTCCAGCGGAGACTGCAGGTGAGACAGGGCCTCCATGTAGGTCTCCTGGCGCATGCACATATGCATCATCTCCTTGGTTTGGGGCTTGGTGGTCTTCTGAGAGCTCACCTTCACAAAGTCGTTCAGTGCCTTAAGCTTGCTCAGTGCTTCCCCCTGGTGGTGAAAGTGGTAAGGCACTGGTAGGCGCCAGCCTCTGGGTTGAGGAGAGgatggtgtgggggagggggcgcgGGTGCAGCATTCTAAAACCTAGGCGTAGAGCCTGGCTGAGCCTTACCTGCTTCATCAGCACCTTCATGTGGTGGGTGCTACCTCTGCAGTAGGCCTCCATGATGAGGCCAAATCGCAGGGCCACCGATGGTACGTGCATCTcagagctggaaaaaaaaatggtactgaGTTTTGCCCAGTACCTTaccccacagtccctcctccgcCTGTGTGGGACCCAGGACACCTAGAACATCTGGGCCTGCTAGAAACGTAAGGTCAGCAAGCCTGAGGTCTCCCTTCCCTGTGGCCCTCACGGGGTTTCCAAGGAACAGGCCGGGGTGCATTCAGATACCGAAGGTGCCAGAAGAGGAAGTGGCCGATCTTGCGGTTAGCCAGGGCTCGGTCCAGCAAGAATTTGGTCAACTCGCAGTCCAGGTAGGACTCATATTTGAGCACCTGCACAAGCTGCAGAAGATACTGGAAAAGCTCATCATCCCTGTGGAGAAAGAGAGGGCTGATGGTCTCCAGCTGGTAGGTGGCAGAGGCTAGGTTCATCCCAACCCAGTACCCACTTGTGGGTGGTTGGGGCAAAGCGGCCttctggaagagaaaggaatCTGTGTCCCCAGAGGCAGCACCCAGCCAGGACTCACGTCAGCTTCCGCAGGGACTTGATGGCAAAGGAGCCCACGTAGCAGTCAGGAAAGCTGAAGTCCAGCAGTTCCAGGGCGCTCAGCACGGGCAGCTCAGGCCAGGAGCACAGCAAATAGAGCATCTGGGACAGCTTGGTGGTCAGGTGAGGGGTGGGCGGCAGCTGGTCCATCTGCCCCAGGCTCTTTCCCCAGACTCCCCTCCCTACTCACCTGGGCCACATCCTCATGTTTATTCCACTTGGTGACCAGGAGCAGGCGGGCCAGAGCCTCTGGGAAACGCTCCTGGACTTCGTGTCGAAGCTTCCACACCAGATCCTTCTCGTGCTCATACAGCTCCCCAGAGCCCCTCCGCTCCAGGATCTCCCGCAGCTGCAGCTGCTGAAGGGCACAGACTGAGGCCTTCAGCTCCACACCTGACCCCAGCTCCGCCCTCCAGGACCCAAACTCACCTCCTCCTCTGTGATGTGCCCGCGCTCCCCGTGACGCCCCAGCTCCAGGATCTGCAACAAGTGTCTGGCTGTCAACATCCTGGGCATGGGGCAGCCCCTGCAGGGCCCCAAAGCAGGACATCTACACCTCAGGCCTAGCACTTGACATTCTCATGTGTGGTAACCGTCTTGTGCACTGCACAGTCTCCACTAGCATCCTAGGCCTGTACCTACAACACGCCGGGAGCATCTTTCCCACACAGACGCTACCCGATGGTAGCCCACATGGCTCTTGGAAACCCGAATTGGCATAACGACCTATACCCTAGCAGTGGGCAAATCCCAGAGTGGCCAGGGTCTACTCTCTGAAGGACTGTAGAACTAGAGTGGGAAAGATCTAGACACAATGGTTCTCAACacatgggtcacaacccctttgggaaaTGAACAACCCATTCacgggatcacctaagaccatcgggaAACATAGATATTtgcattaagattcataacagtagtaaagttatgaagtagcaacaaaaataattttatggttgggggtcactgcaacatgaggaactgtattaaagggtcacagtgtgaggaaggttgagaaccactgctctggaaggACAGGGCTCTCACTGACCTTCTCCAGGGCAGGGAAGTACACAGGATGGGGGGCCACCTCAGGCAGGCAGATGACCAGGGCTGCAGCACTCTCTGTGTTGGGGTTGCTACGCACTGTACCCGCAGGGTTCAGCAGCTCTCCTTTCTCATCTGAACACAGGGACAGATGGCGTTGTATGTGTAAGGTCCCTTGCTTTGGGACCTCCATCCATGCTAGCTGTTCCCTTGGGGCCGGGCCCACCTGGGACAGAGGGCCACATGTAAAGGCGGCATTCCCCAGTCTTGAGCTGGTCTTTGTAGTCAAACAGCATGAGGTTGGCCCAGGCGATGGGGCAGTCCTAGGGAAGGACACCAGTGGGTTAGGGCCAGTCACAAAAACCCCTTTTGATGATGGCAGAGTCGGACAAACCTGAAGGCCCCGTGGGAGAAAGGATCTGGGCTCCAAGGGAGGACTCCCAGGAGGACTAAAGGGAAGACCCTCTTTGAAAGGAGGGAGGACCAACAGCCTTGTCCTAGCGACAAAACCAGCATGGCCTGTGTCCCTGCTCCCAGCTTCAGAGAAACTGGAGccagtcccagcacttggctcAGCTCCCAGTGAGCACCAGCAGGATGAGGGCCAGTTTACATACTGGAAGTGTGGCTAGGGACCTAGCCACTCAAGGCAACAGCTGCCCAGACCCTTTAGTTCCACTGAGGACACTTTCCACCCAAGGAGCTGCCTGCAAAAGCCCACTGGACCACAGGTCCAGAGCGGATATTCCCAATCTATCCTTTAATAGGTAGGAATGCAGACTTGGTAGAGGCTGAGTGTTTCAGGCCCCCAGGACCACTGTCCTCAGTCTGCCTGCCTTGGGGCACTGCAGGGAGGCCTGGCTTCCTCCCAGTCAGCCCTACTCACTGCCTTCTTGGACTTCTTCTTTGTAGAGCGCGCCTTCTTAGCCTTCTCCACAACGGCGTAGAGTGCAAAGCAGAGCCGAGCCATGCGCGGTAGGTCACAGATGCTGATGTCGAACTCCAGCCGCTGTTTCCACACGGGCTCCGAGCACACGCTCACCTCTGAGCTGGACACCGTCTTGCACAGCATCTCATTGCCATGGAAGAGCCCAGCCTGTACAaccagctgggggtggggaagggtgccagacacagagtaagggGAGCAGGGGCCCTGAGCCACCTCTTCCGTCTCCTCACCAGCTTCTCCCACCAATGTTCTCAAATGTCCTCATTCTTAATCAAGTAGATCGGAATCTACTTCCTCATGGAGTGGCGGGGAGTGTGTCCCTCAGAGGGAAAGCCACTAGCCAAACAGGACAAGAAGTCGTGGGCTGccacagtggtggcgcacgtctttaatcccagcactcgggaggcagagccaggcagatctctgtgagttcaggaccagcctggtctacagagcaagatccaggacaggcaccaaaacttcatggGGCACGGAAGGTCACAGACTGTGCACTGACAACTCAAGGCATTTCCCTTCCCACTCCACGCCCCAGCTTCTTCAACAGGAGATGGTAATTCCACAGCTCCCTGGCTCTTACATCCTGAGGCTCCCTGCCTTTGGGAATCTCATAGGccaggtgcaccaccaccagttTATCATCCTAGACACAGGTACCCAGCCCCCCAAGCTTGTAAAACTCCAGCACTAGAGAGGAAAGGCTCTCTGTGGGCTTCCCACTCCACAAAAGAACAATAACACCTCCACCTGGAGGGCAATGGTGAGGAGAGAGGATGTGAGGCTTGTGTGAGAGTGTTTTACAAGCCAGAGCGTGGAGCCCCTACACTATCTTCATAACCTGAAGCGAGCTCAGGCTCCAGGGGATGAGACAGCTACCCGTCCATGCTTGCCCTGACCAGATATAGCCAGCTCTTCCTTGCTCCCCACACCTCCCCAGACACCTCTTTCATCCCCACAACCTCCACCAAAGTCAAATACGCAGAAATCGCTCTGCCCAGTTTCCACGAATCagtctctggctggctggcccacCCCACTCCCCTCTTCCTGTTTTGAAGCGGCTTACAACCACTCCAGCCAGGGACGCTGGGTAATGTGGTCAGGTGGCTTTCGTGTGACATCTTCCCACTCCTCTTCCGCTGCCTCCCCTTCTGGCCACAGCCACCTTGTTTGTATAGAAAACAGTGGCTCCCTCACCTGGCCCAGGAGCCCCTACCTTCATCCGCTCATCCGCATTCACTTTGCTGCCCTCGATCAGCTCAATGCAGAACGGTTGCTCTAGGGACCACAGGGACACCGAGGAGGGCTGCGGAAGCAGGGAGGCAGCGTTGGTGGCAAGGCTCAGACACTTGTCCCCAATGCTGTCTTTTATTGGAACGCCTGCTGTGCAAATGCACAAGCCCCCAGATCCACAAGGGGACAATGGAGGGTCCCCCGCAGTTCACACAGATCCCAACAGGACACTGATCACCCACCAAGGGCCCCTGAGCCCAGGCCCTCCTGCTGTGCCTCCCAGCTGACGGTGGGACACAGGGAAGGAAGTACATTGTCTCACCTTCTTAGCAGGGATTGGGGGAGGTTTGGTGCGTGGTTTCTGGACTTGGGGGGCAGGGTTGCTCTGCTCATCCCGCATGGcgaggatggaggaggagtggaccaTGGTCAGGTGGGGGGTCAGTCCGCTGTGCAGGCAGCTGCAGATGTACTGGGATGGAGGTGCAGGGTGAGGTGATGATGGGTGGCTCCCTCTCATTTCCTGGACAACTGGCTACCAGGAACTCCCCAAGCTGATACTGCCTATCCCAAACCTCAGGAGGGGGGCCGCCTGTTGGTTCTCCCTAGAGATGGGGTCCTTCCTCACAGAGGACCAATTCAGCAAAGGGGATGCTCTCACGGTGACTACAAAGACCTGCCTTGTCAGACTCAAGAGAGGCTAAATCCATTCCCCATGATGCTCCCAGTCCACATGCAGGTGGCAGGAGGTGCCGCACCAGGGGCTCACCTGGAACTGGCACAGCGGGTAGCTGCCATAGAGGTACTCATGCCTCCCGTTCACCTGAAGTGCATAGTCTTCAGGCTGCTCCACCAGAGGCTGCCGGAACACTGTGGCCTTCTTTCGGAGGGCACAGGCCATCAGTGCCAGGGGCATGTCGTTGGTGGATACCTGGAAGGTGAAGCTCTCCTATTGGGAGAAGGGTGTCAGCCTTCGGCTGTACCGTCCCTGTGGCCTCTGGGGCACAGAGGCAGGGCTGCCTGTGAGAGCCCCCCCCAAAACATGTCTGGGTGTTCAGTGATCAAGGCATCCCAGGAAACACAGCGGGGGGTGGGGGCGTGGCTGACACCATCGGGTCACTCGGCATTGTCAAATCTGTCTGGTGAGGGACAGTtcttgctgctctctcagaggacctcagttcggttcccagcgcccacatggtggctcacaaccatctataattcctcTTCTAGGGGCtctaatgctgtcttctgacctctgtagtcaccatacatgcatgtggtacacttacatacCTGAGGcagaacatacacataaaatagagtaacataaaataaagctaaGCCCTTTGGCATGCACGGGGACCTGGCGAGTGCCATCTTACGCTACTGTGAGAAGGAACAGGGAGCTTTGGAAGACTGGGACATTTTACAGGAGGAAGTCCCCCGTGGGCATGGCAGGCTGGCTGAAGCACCCAGGCTAGCATCCCTAGGGTTTTGAAGTCACGGCTCACCTCACTGCCCTCGAACTTCACATTGACCAGCAGGGCTCTGCTGGTGACACGCAGTATGCCGGCTCGCCAACTCCTTGCTGAGGGCTCCAACTGCAGGGGGAAACTATACTGCAGCCAGTCCTCCCAGCCCAGCTGCTGGCGGCGAGCAGCAACCTCTTCACAGAACTGGCGCATCTTAGTGCGGAAGTCATTCACTTCTGGGTCCCGCAGAGAATCAAACTCATGGAGACCTTTGGGGATGCGGGAGGAGGAAGTCAGCACACGCCAGGCCACGTAGGGTCAGCCGAAGCAACCCCTACCCCCAGCAAGTATACCTTTGCCAATGAGGAGGCTGATCTGGGAGTTGATGAGCTTCTTGACCCGGTCTCCCTCTCGGGCCACCAGCCGCAGCACTGGCAGGAAGGGCTGGATGTCACACAGTCTCCGCTGCTCATCCTCCAACTCCTGCTGTTCGGCTGTCTGGTTCACGCAGGTGAACACATAAGCCTCAGGGTCACTGAGCATGTGGAAGAGCGGTTCATACTGAGCGCGATGCCACAGCACCTGGGAGAGAGGGTCACGGTCAGCCCTACAAGacacccacagagacagagggagacccCAAGGAGACAAAAGCTCCCCCTGAGGACTGGTCACATGCCAATAAACTTCCTGTCCCCCTGTGCAGGGTGTCACTTTGCTGGGACGGGGAGCAGGGCAATGGGTTCTACATCTCCTCCATGGGGTTCATGGAGGACCTTTGACCACCCAGGGGGACAACCAGGTGTGACCTTTGAATACTCCCAGATGATCACTATGGATATCACTATGATCACTCACTTTTTAGACCTGGCCACTCATCAACTCCtcattcctctgcctctgcttcccaagtgctgggaccaggGGCATGAACTGCCAAACTAGAGTGTTTTATATAAAGTTTAGAGCCAACATCAAGCTGTTACAATGTTCATTCAggaagagagagcgagagcgagagcgagagcgagagagagagagagagagagagagagagagagggagagagagatacaagggggctggagggatgtctccaaggttaagagcatttgttgctcttgcagaggacctgggttcagtttctagtactcacatggcagctcacaaaagccctggaactagagttccaggggacccaacaccctctacTGGCCTATGTGAGCACTCAGCACACACATAATTCACATACATATTTGCATGCAAAGAAACCATACACATTAAAGCAatcttttaagagagagaaagatacaaAAGCTCATCATCAGATTGTCCCGAGACTCAAAGCACAGGTATAAACTGAGCTGAGGGCTGATGAGTGGGTGCCCAGAACACGCATGATAGGAGATGAtacctgcaagttgttctctaatCTCCAAATACATACCATGGcatatgcatgcccacacacatacatgtgagatacatacacaaacaactaaataaatgtgaagttttaattaaaaagcaaagccAGGAACTAGTTCAGGTGTTGACAGTAATTGCTTTTATGGCTCAATgatagtttttttcttcttctttctctattttgaaacatccttttatttatgtattgtgcTAGGGGAGGCCACATCTACTGGTGCAGATGCGGACGTTAGGAGACAGTGTACAGGAGCTGGCTcgctccttccaccacgtgggttctggggctccaactcaggtcttcagggtggGAAGCCAGCGCCcttacttgctgaaccatctcaccagcccgcctgcttcctttccttttttgcttcctttccttttctgagacaggaggctagaatgtccttgaactcactgtgtggctgaggatgacccaGAACTTCTGAACTACCAgtctcccagtactgggattacaggtatgtattaACACACCTAGCTTAtgatgtgctgggaattgaacccaaggtaGCATGTATTTTAGGCAAGCCCCCTAACTAACTGAACTACACTCCCAAtgtcctttttcttattttcctaaatTTTAATGTGTCTATATTGTTTTCACagtgggaaaaaaatcagtattaaaGGAAATCTCTCAGGAAAGCAGGGACCACAGACTTCGACAGCTGGCTTTCCATTTACTGCTTTTAAAATTCTGAGGTAAGATCCGGGGtgtgctggtgcacgcctttaatcccagcactcaggaggcaggtgatctctgtgagttcgaggccagcatggtctaagagagagttccaggacaagccagagctacacagagaaactattccaaaaaacaaaacaaaacaaattctgaGAGAAGGTCTCAGCCTTTGGTAGCTCAAAACATAACGCAGTAAACACATTTAGCAGGTTACACAAGCCCTGGCCAAGTCAGATGGCAACTACCAAATGCAATCCAGATGTATGTAATTTAGTAATCACCCTGAAAATGATTCAATAACACCCAAAGCCCTTTCGAACAATGGTGCTTACTGTCGTGGTGACAGCTCAAAATAGGAAAAGGCCACAAGACCCTTAAGCGCCGTAGATAGTGGTTCCAAAAATGACCACACAGTCATGGGTGGATGAGCGCCCAGCCAGAGGCAGCCTGGACACTGGCTCGCAATCTAGTAATCTAGTGAAGGGGAGTGCCCGCTGCCAAAACGGAAGCTGACAGGGGATGATAAGTGGAGTTTAACCAcaaatttttaaacaattcttaGTAATTTTATCTTGTAAAATTCACATCTAAGGGCTCAGGGtgatagctcagttggcaaacTGCTTGTCTTGCACTTTACCTAAGTCAATCACTCAGAACCCACAATTAAAGGGGGAGAGGGGgcggagagatgactcagcagttaagagcacaggctgctcttgcagagaacctgggttcagttcccaacatccacatggtggctcacaaccatatgaaactgcagtttcaggggatccaaagcccttttctggcccctggtgggcaccaggcatatacatggtggatacccatacacataaaataaaaataagtcttttttttgtttggtttttgttttgttttgttttgttttttgagacagggtttctctgtgtagcttttaaagcctgtcctggaactcactt is a genomic window containing:
- the Pik3cd gene encoding phosphatidylinositol 4,5-bisphosphate 3-kinase catalytic subunit delta isoform isoform X7, which encodes MPPGVDCPMEFWTREESQSVAVDFLLPTGVYLNFPVSRNANLSTIKQVLWHRAQYEPLFHMLSDPEAYVFTCVNQTAEQQELEDEQRRLCDIQPFLPVLRLVAREGDRVKKLINSQISLLIGKGLHEFDSLRDPEVNDFRTKMRQFCEEVAARRQQLGWEDWLQYSFPLQLEPSARSWRAGILRVTSRALLVNVKFEGSEESFTFQVSTNDMPLALMACALRKKATVFRQPLVEQPEDYALQVNGRHEYLYGSYPLCQFQPSSVSLWSLEQPFCIELIEGSKVNADERMKLVVQAGLFHGNEMLCKTVSSSEVSVCSEPVWKQRLEFDISICDLPRMARLCFALYAVVEKAKKARSTKKKSKKADCPIAWANLMLFDYKDQLKTGECRLYMWPSVPDEKGELLNPAGTVRSNPNTESAAALVICLPEVAPHPVYFPALEKILELGRHGERGHITEEEQLQLREILERRGSGELYEHEKDLVWKLRHEVQERFPEALARLLLVTKWNKHEDVAQLSQMLYLLCSWPELPVLSALELLDFSFPDCYVGSFAIKSLRKLTDDELFQYLLQLVQVLKYESYLDCELTKFLLDRALANRKIGHFLFWHLRSEMHVPSVALRFGLIMEAYCRGSTHHMKVLMKQGEALSKLKALNDFVKVSSQKTTKPQTKEMMHMCMRQETYMEALSHLQSPLDPSTLLEEVCVEQCTFMDSKMKPLWIMYSSEEAGSAGSVGIIFKNGDDLRQDMLTLQMIQLMDVLWKQEGLDLRMTPYGCLPTGDRTGLIEVVLHSDTIANIQLNKSNMAATAAFNKDALLNWLKSKNPGEALDRAIEEFTLSCAGYCVATYVLGIGDRHSDNIMIRESGQLFHIDFGHFLGNFKTKFGINRERVPFILTYDFVHVIQQGKTNNSEKFERFRSYCERAYTILRRHGPLFLHLFALMRAAGLPELSCSKDTQYLKDSLALGKTEEEALKHFRVKFNEALRESWKTKVNWLAHNVSKDNRQ